A genomic window from Heptranchias perlo isolate sHepPer1 chromosome 20, sHepPer1.hap1, whole genome shotgun sequence includes:
- the LOC137336009 gene encoding zona pellucida sperm-binding protein 4-like: SYKGSQESDLQVKPRVYTLSPPLLATEAGILLLELRIARDGGYRSWYVNSDYPILSVLRDPVFVEVRVLNRNDPSLVLVLNDCWATPTAEPYSGLRWDLLVDRCPFAGDNYKTRLLPVTAASHLLFPTHHNRFVVSTFAFWDRVSGRALTGEVYFHCSAEVCYPSTRENCTAPCSSKRRRSADNRSGALVTADGPILFLEGEERLAARIRQDEKDTAVDSPSRVPGLAVGVALLSVALLVGTVALWKMEQGRRVGSECSSMEL; encoded by the exons AGTTACAAGGGAAGCCAGGAGTCTGATCTGCAGGTGAAGCCCAGAGTTTAcaccctttctccaccactgcTTGCCACTGAGGCCGGGATCCTGCTTCTGGAGCTGAGAATAGCGAGAG atggtgGCTACCGGAGCTGGTACGTGAACAGTGACTACCCGATCCTGAGTGTGCTCCGGGACCCCGTGTTTGTGGAGGTTCGTGTTCTGAACAGGAACGATCCGTCCCTTGTGCTGGTGCTCAATGACTGTTGGGCGACCCCCACCGCCGAGCCGTATTCGGGGCTCCGATGGGACCTCCTGGTGGACAG gtGCCCCTTTGCTGGTGATAACTACAAAACCCGCCTCCTCCCGGTAACCGCTGCTTCCCATTTGCTGTTCCCAACTCACCATAATCGTTTTGTAGTCAGCACGTTCGCTTTCTGGGACCGAGTTTCGGGCCGGGCTCTGACCGGGGAG GTTTATTTCCATTGCAGTGCTGAGGTTTGCTACCCTTCCACCCGAGAGAACTGCACGGCTCCCTGCAGCTCCA AGAGGCGAAGAAGCGCCGATAACCGGTCTGGGGCCTTGGTGACCGCTGATGGACCCATCCTTTTCCTGgaaggtgaggagagattggctgCTCGGATCCGACAGGATGAGAAAG atactgctGTTGATTCCCCCTCCCGTGTTCCTGGATTAGCGGTTGGGGTAGCGCTGCTCTCCGTGGCCCTGTTGGTCGGGACTGTTGCTTTGTGGAAAATGGAGCAGGGCCGCAGGGTGGGCTCCGAGTGCAGCTCCATGGAACTGTAG